From one Triticum urartu cultivar G1812 chromosome 3, Tu2.1, whole genome shotgun sequence genomic stretch:
- the LOC125544806 gene encoding GDSL esterase/lipase At4g10955-like codes for MTVGRCPPPRSQIYLFSHATRKTTLSHLPVPTNPRPYPSTTFSSSPVLTRSTLALAPARRAERSGGLICAAMAMDLVSPGPAAAAAGEVNPEAVKGEGEEEEEDVVMVVGEVGGRCGGDAVVVAPADAAVEGHPYAFHVSGPRNLPPPNWREIIRSSWKDPNYKRMVMACFIQAVYLLEIDRQDQKGEEDGLAPKWWKPFKYKVTQTLVDERDGSIYGAVLEWDRSSALSDLILLRPSGAPRAVLALRGTLLQKPTIKRDLQDDLRFLVWESLKGSVRYVGALEALKAAVERFGSANVCVAGHSLGAGFALQVCKDLAKQGIFVDCHLFNPPSVSLAMSLRSMSEKASHLWQKVKASLPLKEEAALDCAKEDGSIKKRLRAEKKWVPHLYVNNSDYICCHYNAPSSSGPDGGPDEQQQQRKASEIAGDVVAKLFVTSSKGPQKFMEAHGLEQWWSDGMELLAVSDSKLIHRQLKSLYSSTAVPPPTKS; via the exons ATGACCGTTGGGCGCTGCCCCCCGCCGAGATCCCAGATATACCTCTTCTCCCACGCCACCAGGAAGACGACGCTCTCACATCTCCCGGTCCCCACGAATCCCCGCCCCTACCCCTCGACGACATTCTCGTCCTCCCCCGTGCTCACGCGCTCCACGCTTGCCCTTGCCCCCGCGCGGCGAGCGGAGCGGTCGGGAGGTTTGATCTGCGCCGCCATGGCGATGGACTTGGTGTCGCCTGGGCCGGCCGCGGCGGCGGCAGGGGAGGTGAATCCGGAGGCGGTtaagggggagggggaggaggaggaggaggatgtggtgATGGTGGTGGGGGAGGTCGGGGGACGGTGCGGCGGCGACGCCGTGGTGGTGGCCCCGGCCGACGCGGCGGTCGAGGGGCACCCCTACGCCTTCCACGTCTCCGGCCCCCGCAACCTGCCGCCGCCCAACTGGAGGGAGATCATCAGATCGAGTTG GAAGGATCCAAATTACAAAAGGATGGTAATGGCATGCTTCATTCAGGCAGTCTACCTTCTTGAAATAGACAGACAAGATCAGAAAGGAGAAGAGGATGGCCTTGCTCCAAAATGGTGGAAGCCCTTCAAGTACAAGGTCACACAGACACTGGTGGACGAGAGAGATGGCTCCATATACGGCGCCGTCCTTGAGTGGGACCGGTCTTCTGCATTGTCTGATCTTATCCTCCTAAGACCAAGTGGCGCACCAAGGGCCGTGCTAGCTCTCCGAGGAACATTGCTGCAGAAACCTACAATTAAAAGAGATCTACAGGATGATCTACGTTTCCTGGTTTGGGAGAGCTTAAAAGGATCAGTGAGATATGTTGGCGCTTTAGAAGCACTGAAGGCTGCAGTTGAGAGATTTGGGAGCGCAAATGTTTGCGTCGCAGGGCACTCGTTGGGAGCTGGCTTTGCCCTTCAGGTATGCAAAGATCTCGCCAAGCAAGGAATCTTCGTAGACTGCCATCTGTTCAATCCACCTTCTGTTTCACTTGCCATGAGCCTAAGAAGCATGAGCGAGAAGGCCAGTCACCTGTGGCAGAAAGTGAAGGCAAGCCTGCCATTGAAGGAAGAAGCAGCGCTTGACTGTGCAAAAGAGGATGGCAGCATCAAGAAGAGACTACGCGCAGAGAAGAAATGGGTGCCACACTTGTATGTGAACAACAGTGACTACATCTGCTGCCACTACAATGCTCCCTCTTCCTCCGGACCCGACGGGGGTCCGGatgagcagcagcagcagcgcaaggCGAGCGAGATTGCTGGTGACGTGGTCGCGAAGCTCTTCGTCACGTCGTCAAAAGGCCCACAGAAGTTCATGGAGGCGCACGGGCTGGAGCAATGGTGGTCGGATGGGATGGAGCTGCTGGCTGTGTCTGACAGCAAGCTTATACACAGGCAGCTGAAGTCTCTATACTCGTCCACAGCAGTACCACCTCCTACAAAGTCATAG